The following are encoded together in the Platichthys flesus chromosome 9, fPlaFle2.1, whole genome shotgun sequence genome:
- the insl5a gene encoding insulin-like 5a produces the protein MKTLVIVSLLLCALACTVQVRAEVKAVKLCGREFLRAVVYTCGGSRWRRLLTETDGDALPTEEQSSLETQSGSSSSTAALTRRDMNNILTTACCQVGCRKSDLTFLC, from the exons CTGCTCCTGTGTGCGTTGGCGTGCACCGTCCAGGTGAGAGCGGAGGTGAAGGCAGTGAAGCTGTGTGGTCGAGAGTTCCTGAGAGCCGTGGTCTACACCTGCGGAGGCTCCCGCTGGAGGAGACTCCTCACCGAGACAGACGGGGACG CTCTGCCGACAGAGGAACAGAGCAGCCTGGAGACCCAGAGCGGCAGCAGCTCCTCGACCGCTGCACTGACCAGACGAGACATGAATAACATACTGACCACCGCGTGCTGCCAGGTGGGCTGCAGGAAGAGTGACCTGACCTTCCTCTGCTGA